One genomic window of Niveibacterium sp. SC-1 includes the following:
- a CDS encoding PAS domain S-box protein translates to MEKHDPASHTARLLRLLVEQTRDYALFVLDPTGRIVSWNVGAQQIKGYRREEIIGEHFSRFYLPAAVESGWPDYELRMATREGRFEDEGWRVRKDGSRFWASVVITALRDEDGTLLGFSKITRDLSERKQHEEALRLSEERFRLLVDGVVDYAIYMLDPEGMVSSWNVGAERIEGYLRDEVLGTHFSRFYTPEDIEKSKPWNELTVARREGRTEDEGWRVRKDGSRFWARVVISALRDAEGHLRGFAKVTQDLSERRHIQDLEQAARNVQEFIATLAHELRNPLAPIRSAMQTLARIEVAEPTVSALHEVIDRQSAHLARIVDDMIDTTRISRGAIDIVRVPVEVHDVLRASIEVVEAQIEAARHRLEVRCEGRICVEGDQGRLTQLVTNLLTNAVRYTQQGGQIALEARVDGNDAVISVRDNGRGIDAEYIERIFNMFVQGRPALERVGAGMGVGLALSRRIAELHGGTLLAHSEGAGKGACFELRLPLSAGDPPVRPKAASREAVASQAYRVLVVDDNVDAAESMALLLDELGNQTEVAHDGPAALAACGRFSPDTVLLDIGLPGMDGYEVARCLRELQPDLRIIALTGWGQAADRARTQAAGFDLHLLKPVELEPLVAAIRGGR, encoded by the coding sequence ATGGAAAAGCATGATCCGGCAAGCCACACGGCGAGGCTTCTTCGACTCCTCGTCGAACAGACGCGCGACTACGCGCTGTTCGTGCTCGATCCCACCGGGCGGATCGTGAGCTGGAACGTGGGGGCGCAGCAGATCAAGGGCTACCGACGCGAAGAGATCATCGGGGAGCATTTCTCGCGCTTCTATTTGCCCGCTGCCGTGGAATCCGGATGGCCGGACTACGAGCTGCGCATGGCCACGCGCGAGGGGCGTTTCGAGGACGAGGGCTGGCGGGTGCGCAAGGATGGGTCGCGCTTCTGGGCCAGCGTCGTGATCACCGCGCTGCGCGACGAGGACGGAACACTGCTCGGGTTTTCCAAGATCACCCGCGACCTGAGCGAGCGCAAGCAGCACGAGGAAGCCCTGCGCCTGAGCGAGGAGCGCTTCCGGCTGCTGGTCGACGGCGTGGTCGACTACGCCATCTACATGCTCGATCCGGAAGGCATGGTGAGCAGCTGGAACGTCGGCGCCGAGCGGATCGAGGGCTACCTCCGGGATGAAGTGCTTGGCACCCATTTCTCGCGCTTCTACACGCCCGAAGACATCGAGAAGAGCAAGCCCTGGAACGAACTGACCGTCGCGCGACGCGAAGGGCGCACGGAGGACGAAGGTTGGCGCGTGCGCAAGGACGGGTCGCGATTCTGGGCGCGGGTCGTGATCAGCGCCCTGCGTGATGCCGAAGGCCATTTGCGGGGGTTTGCCAAGGTGACGCAGGACCTTTCGGAGCGCAGGCATATCCAGGACCTGGAGCAGGCGGCCCGTAACGTGCAGGAGTTCATCGCCACCCTTGCGCACGAGCTGCGCAATCCGCTCGCGCCCATCCGCTCCGCGATGCAGACCCTGGCGCGGATCGAGGTGGCCGAGCCGACCGTGAGCGCGCTGCACGAGGTGATCGACCGCCAGAGTGCGCACCTCGCGCGCATCGTGGACGACATGATCGATACCACCCGCATCAGCCGGGGCGCGATCGATATCGTGCGGGTGCCGGTGGAGGTGCACGACGTACTTCGCGCCTCGATCGAGGTCGTGGAGGCGCAGATCGAAGCCGCGCGGCACCGGCTGGAGGTGCGCTGCGAAGGCCGGATCTGTGTGGAGGGAGACCAGGGCCGACTCACGCAGCTGGTAACCAATCTGCTGACCAACGCGGTGCGCTACACCCAGCAAGGCGGCCAGATCGCGCTGGAGGCGCGGGTCGACGGCAACGATGCGGTGATCTCGGTTCGCGACAACGGGCGGGGTATCGATGCCGAGTACATCGAGCGGATCTTCAACATGTTCGTGCAGGGACGTCCGGCACTCGAAAGAGTGGGGGCGGGCATGGGCGTCGGGCTCGCGCTGTCGCGTCGCATCGCGGAGCTTCATGGCGGCACCCTCTTGGCGCACAGCGAGGGCGCGGGCAAGGGGGCGTGCTTCGAACTGCGCTTGCCGCTGTCTGCGGGCGATCCGCCGGTCCGGCCCAAGGCGGCCTCGCGCGAGGCCGTCGCGTCACAGGCTTATCGTGTGCTCGTCGTGGATGACAACGTGGACGCGGCGGAGAGCATGGCCCTGTTGCTCGACGAACTGGGCAACCAGACTGAGGTAGCTCATGACGGCCCTGCCGCGCTCGCCGCCTGCGGACGCTTCTCGCCCGACACCGTGCTGCTCGACATCGGCCTGCCCGGCATGGATGGCTATGAGGTGGCGCGTTGCCTGCGCGAGTTGCAACCGGACTTGCGCATCATCGCGCTGACCGGATGGGGACAGGCCGCCGATCGGGCCCGCACCCAGGCGGCGGGCTTCGACCTGCATCTGCTCAAGCCGGTGGAACTGGAACCGCTGGTCGCCGCCATCCGCGGCGGACGCTGA
- a CDS encoding YbfB/YjiJ family MFS transporter encodes MRTRTPAGSGPSSGPSSGIRPGLDPGASVLIAVLAAAVALTVVHGLGRFAYTPLLPLLVKDGFFSLPDAASVATWNYVGYLLGAMLAIRLHSPLQVRRALPVALAVNALCTLAQALSADAGLFTVLRLINGVANGVVFVQAPALVLEWLAVRGLARLSGLIYLGVGCGLLLSSGLAAASAELLHGAQRWWPMALAALPLAGWSAWRLLALETPAAPAHGASASASHARLLDRASLPLFLAYAGAGLGYILPTTFLPVVAREQLPEAHWLRSGAWIVLALGSLVAAWLWNRLGSRFGDRNALLVNYAVQGLGVAAPLLWPGVGGVLACAVLVGSTYLGTVLLTQRHARTLQPHQGARFSAALIALYGAAQLVGPWLAKLWLARGGSMTDTYWLGVGALLWGVAWTLVTPSRSHGGSPP; translated from the coding sequence ATGCGCACTCGAACACCGGCCGGCTCCGGCCCTTCCTCCGGTCCTTCCTCGGGTATCAGACCCGGTCTTGACCCGGGCGCCTCGGTCCTGATCGCCGTGCTTGCCGCGGCCGTGGCCTTGACCGTGGTCCACGGCCTCGGTCGCTTCGCCTACACGCCGCTCCTGCCCTTGCTCGTCAAGGACGGCTTTTTCAGCCTGCCGGATGCGGCTTCCGTCGCGACCTGGAACTACGTCGGCTACCTGCTCGGTGCGATGCTCGCGATCCGCCTGCACTCGCCACTGCAGGTGCGCCGTGCCCTGCCCGTGGCGCTGGCCGTCAATGCCTTGTGCACGCTGGCGCAGGCGCTGAGTGCGGATGCCGGGCTCTTCACCGTGCTGCGCCTGATCAACGGGGTCGCCAACGGTGTGGTGTTCGTGCAGGCGCCCGCACTGGTGCTCGAGTGGCTCGCCGTGCGCGGGCTCGCACGCCTCTCGGGTCTGATCTATCTCGGCGTGGGCTGTGGCCTGCTGCTTTCCAGCGGCCTCGCGGCTGCGAGCGCCGAGCTGCTCCACGGCGCGCAACGCTGGTGGCCAATGGCGCTCGCGGCCTTGCCCCTGGCGGGCTGGAGTGCCTGGCGCCTGCTTGCGCTGGAGACGCCCGCGGCGCCGGCGCACGGGGCGAGTGCCTCGGCCTCCCACGCGCGGCTGCTGGATCGCGCGAGCCTGCCGCTCTTCCTCGCGTACGCCGGCGCGGGCCTGGGCTACATCCTGCCGACGACCTTCCTGCCGGTGGTCGCGCGTGAGCAGTTGCCCGAAGCCCACTGGCTACGCAGCGGTGCCTGGATCGTGTTGGCCTTGGGTTCCCTCGTCGCGGCCTGGCTGTGGAACCGGTTGGGCAGCCGCTTCGGCGACCGCAATGCGCTGCTCGTCAACTACGCTGTCCAGGGACTGGGCGTCGCCGCGCCGCTGCTGTGGCCGGGTGTCGGCGGTGTGCTCGCCTGCGCGGTACTGGTTGGCTCGACCTACCTTGGCACCGTGCTGTTGACCCAGCGCCATGCCCGCACGCTGCAGCCCCATCAGGGGGCGCGGTTCTCCGCGGCATTGATCGCACTCTACGGCGCCGCGCAGCTTGTCGGTCCCTGGCTGGCGAAACTCTGGCTGGCGCGCGGTGGCAGCATGACTGACACCTACTGGCTGGGCGTGGGCGCCTTGCTCTGGGGCGTCGCCTGGACGCTCGTCACACCTTCCCGTTCTCACGGAGGATCGCCGCCATGA
- a CDS encoding VOC family protein — MNLSTLELKTFVPARDFELSKAFYLALGFALEWAGPDLAYFGHGPSRFLLQRFFVEAHAHNFVMHLLVENADDWHRHLVAQGLAARFEVALGEPEDRPWGLRDFTLHDPSGVLWRIGHDISGRVAPAFVE; from the coding sequence ATGAATCTCTCCACCCTCGAACTCAAGACCTTCGTGCCGGCGCGGGACTTCGAACTGTCCAAGGCGTTCTACCTCGCGCTCGGCTTCGCGCTGGAGTGGGCGGGGCCGGACCTGGCCTACTTCGGGCACGGGCCGTCGCGCTTCCTGCTCCAGCGCTTCTTCGTCGAGGCGCATGCGCACAACTTCGTGATGCACCTGCTGGTCGAGAATGCCGACGACTGGCATCGGCATCTCGTCGCCCAAGGCCTCGCAGCGCGTTTCGAGGTCGCGCTCGGGGAGCCGGAAGACCGGCCCTGGGGATTGCGCGACTTCACCCTCCATGACCCAAGCGGAGTGCTCTGGCGCATTGGCCACGACATCTCCGGCCGTGTGGCACCCGCGTTCGTTGAGTGA